The following are from one region of the Ochotona princeps isolate mOchPri1 chromosome 4, mOchPri1.hap1, whole genome shotgun sequence genome:
- the SYT7 gene encoding synaptotagmin-7 isoform X5, which translates to MYRDPEAASPGAPTRDVLLVSAIITVSLSVTVVLCGLCHWCQRKLGKRYKNSLETVGTPDSGRGRSEKKAINDLDRDFWNNNESTVQQKWSSYPPKEFILNISPYAPYGDPRLSLNGTLLSGAKVAAAAGLAVGREGRLGEKPAPVPPPGEDALRSGGAAPSELGSGGKAGRGRWRTVQGHLAAGKLNLSNSTGSLRALGPAGTTQQPRQTGREAGPDRSFEDSTLSTATTLESIPSSTGEPKCQRPRTLMRQQSLQQPLSQHQRGRQPSQPTTSQSLGQLQAHAASAPGPNPRAYGRGQARQGTSAGSKYRAAGGRSRSNPGSWDHVVGQIRNRGLDMKSFLEGRMVVLSLVLGLSEQDDFANIPDLQNPGTQQNQNAQGDKRLPAGGKAVNTAPVPGQTPHDESDRRTEPRSSVSDLVNSLTSEMLMLSPGSEEDEAQEGCSRENLGRIQFSVGYNFQESTLTVKIMKAQELPAKDFSGTSDPFVKIYLLPDKKHKLETKVKRKNLNPHWNETFLFEGFPYEKVVQRVLYLQVLDYDRFSRNDPIGEVSIPLNKVDLTQMQTFWKDLKPCSDGSGSRGELLLSLCYNPSANSIIVNIIKARNLKAMDIGGTSDPYVKVWLMYKDKRVEKKKTVTMKRNLNPIFNESFAFDIPTEKLRETTIIITVMDKDKLSRNDVIGKIYLSWKSGPGEVKHWKDMIARPRQPVAQWHQLKA; encoded by the exons cGATCTAGACAGAGACTTTTGGAATAACAATGAGAGCACAGTGCAGCAGAAATGGAGCTCCTACCCTCCCAAGGAGTTTATTCTAAACATTTCACCCTACGCCCCTTATGGCGACCCACGACTGTCCCTCAA TGGCACCCTCCTGTCGGGCGCCAAAGTGGCCGCCGCGGCGGGGCTGGCGGTGGGACGGGAAGGCCGGCTGGGGGAGAAGCCAGCGCCGGTGCCACCACCCGGAGAGGACGCCTTGAGAAGCGGCGGGGCTGCCCCCAGCGAGCTGGGCAGCGGTGGCAAAGCGGGGAGAGGCCGCTGGCGGACGGTGCAGGGCCACCTGGCCGCAGGGAAGCTCAACTTGTCCAA cagcacaggcagcctCAGGGCCCTGGGACCCGCCGGCACCACTCAGCAGCCACGGCAGACTGGCAGGGAGGCCGGCCCAGACAGGAG TTTCGAGGACTCCACCCTGTCCACGGCCACTACCCTTGAATCTATCCCCAGCTCCACGGGAGAGCCGAAATGCCAGCGACCCCGCACCCTGATGCGGCAGCAGAGCCTGCAGCAGCCGCTGAGCCAGCACCAGCGGGGCcggcagcccagccagcccaccaccaGCCAGAGCCTGGGCCAGCTGCAGGCCCATGCGGCCTCAGCGCCGGGCCCCAACCCCCGGGCCTATGGCCGGGGCCAGGCTCGGCAGGGCACCTCGGCCGGCTCCAAGTACCGGGCGGCTGGGGGCCGCAGCCGCTCCAACCCGGGCAGCTGGGACCACGTGGTGGGGCAGATTCGAAACCGAGGCTTGGACATGAAATCCTTCCT GGAAGGCCGGATGGTGGTGCTATCCTTGGTCTTAGGGCTCTCGGAGCAGGATGACTTTGCCAATATCCCTGACCTGCAAAacccaggaacccagcagaaccAGAACGCTCAGGGGGACAAGAG GTTACCTGCAGGTGGGAAGGCGGTGAACACAGCCCCAGTGCCCGGCCAGACGCCCCACGATGAGTCTGACCGTCGGACTGAGCCCCGCTCCTCTGTCTCGGACCTCGTCAACTCCCTCACCAGCGAGATGCTCATG ctctccccagGCTCCGAGGAGGACGAGGCCCAGGAGGGCTGCAGCCGAGAGAACCTGGGCCGGATCCAGTTCAGCGTCGGCTACAACTTCCAGGAGTCCACGCTCACCGTGAAGATCATGAAAGCCCAGGAGCTGCCAGCCAAGGACTTCAGCGGCACCAGCGACCCCTTCGTCAAGATCTACCTGCTGCCAGATAAGAAGCACAAGCTGGAGACCAAGGTGAAACGCAAGAACCTGAACCCCCACTGGAATGAGACCTTCCTCTTTGAAG GTTTCCCCTATGAGAAGGTGGTGCAGAGGGTCCTCTACCTCCAGGTCCTGGACTATGACCGCTTCAGCCGCAATGATCCCATCGGGGAGGTATCCATCCCTCTCAACAAGGTGGACCTGACCCAGATGCAGACCTTCTGGAAGGATCTGAAGCCATGCAGCGATGGGAGT GGGAGCCGAGGGGAGCTGCTCTTGTCACTCTGCTACAACCCCTCTGCCAACTCCATCATCGTGAACATCATCAAAGCCCGCAACCTCAAAGCCATGGACATCGGGGGCACATCAG ACCCCTACGTGAAGGTGTGGCTGATGTACAAAGACAAGCGGGTGGAGAAGAAGAAGACGGTAACAATGAAGAGGAACCTGAACCCCATCTTTAACGAGTCCTTCGCCTTCGACATCCCCACGGAGAAGCTCAGAGagaccaccatcatcatcaccgtgATGGACAAGGACAAGCTGAGCCGCAATGATGTCATTGGCAAG ATCTACCTATCCTGGAAGAGTGGGCCGGGGGAGGTGAAACACTGGAAGGACATGATCGCCCGTCCCCGCCAGCCTGTGGCCCAGTGGCATCAGCTGAAGGCCTGA
- the SYT7 gene encoding synaptotagmin-7 isoform X3: MLDVIGNQNEVSQKLSSGCLCWVAQGAVGLPASMLPGLSLPLAGVRQGCPLGDPRHSQVWLSSVSFVCSLFTLSLPLSPSPSFSLAAPRGNLTVVFWFPGEAQGVSRAQVCLQWCRWRPRTSGPQTRGSAHCPREEVFQFCKLCCLFHVTRSCLCNMRQPESVGKLMPNGCAPIKLYLQKQAAGQISPTSHSVPPPGLDCWAGSCREGTKEKSLPPLWPYSVSGLAKQCHSDSLTMAFRGVCVEVLGQCPKQAGCLGRGQGPLSPATAAEAFPLFLGWTSLGPHCSSGWRQLGDFGMPPLSRGAESFEDSTLSTATTLESIPSSTGEPKCQRPRTLMRQQSLQQPLSQHQRGRQPSQPTTSQSLGQLQAHAASAPGPNPRAYGRGQARQGTSAGSKYRAAGGRSRSNPGSWDHVVGQIRNRGLDMKSFLEGRMVVLSLVLGLSEQDDFANIPDLQNPGTQQNQNAQGDKRLPAGGKAVNTAPVPGQTPHDESDRRTEPRSSVSDLVNSLTSEMLMLSPGSEEDEAQEGCSRENLGRIQFSVGYNFQESTLTVKIMKAQELPAKDFSGTSDPFVKIYLLPDKKHKLETKVKRKNLNPHWNETFLFEGFPYEKVVQRVLYLQVLDYDRFSRNDPIGEVSIPLNKVDLTQMQTFWKDLKPCSDGSGSRGELLLSLCYNPSANSIIVNIIKARNLKAMDIGGTSDPYVKVWLMYKDKRVEKKKTVTMKRNLNPIFNESFAFDIPTEKLRETTIIITVMDKDKLSRNDVIGKIYLSWKSGPGEVKHWKDMIARPRQPVAQWHQLKA; this comes from the exons ATGTTGGATGTGATAGGAAATCAAAATGAGGTCAGCCAGAAGCTGTCCTCTGGCTGCCTCTGCTGGGTTGCCCAGGGAGCTGTGGGCCTCCCTGCCTCCATGCTCCCAGGCCTCAGCCTGCCCCTGGCCGGAGTCAGACAGGGCTGCCCCCTTGGAGACCCCAGGCACAGCCAAGTTtggctttcttctgtttcttttgtttgttctctctttactctttctctccctctttcaccttcgccctctttctctctcgcaGCCCCCAGGGGCAACCTAACTGTTGTCTTTTGGTTCCCAGGGGAGGCTCAGGGAGTGAGCAGAGCTCAGGTCTGCTTGCAGTGGTGCAGGTGGCGCCCAAGGACCTCAGGGCCCCAGACCAGGGGGTCGGCACATTGTCCCAGAGAGGAAGTATTCCAGTTTTGTAAGTTGTGCTGTCTCTTTCACGTGACCCGGTCCTGCCTTTGTAACATGAGGCAGCCAGAGTCAGTAGGGAAACTCATGCCAAATGGCTGtgctccaataaaactttatttacaaaagcaggCAGCAGGCCAGATTTCTCCCACAAGCCACAGTGTGCCACCTCCTGGCCTAGACTGTTGGGCTGGGAGTTGCAGGGAGGGGACAAAAGAGAAGAGCTTGCCCCCTTTGTGGCCTTACTCAGTCTCTGGCTTGGCCAAACAGTGTCACAGTGACAGCCTGACCATGGCCTTTAGGGGGGTGTGTGTTGAAGTCTTGGGCCAGTGCCCGAAGCAGGCAGGCTGCCTGGGGAGAGGCCAAGGACCTCTGTCCCCTGCCACTGCTGCAGAAGCCTTTCCCCTTTTCCTGGGCTGGACCTCATTAGGTCCTCACTGTAGCTCAGGATGGAGGCAGCTTGGGGATTTTGGAATGCCGCCATTAAGCAGAGGAGCTGAGAG TTTCGAGGACTCCACCCTGTCCACGGCCACTACCCTTGAATCTATCCCCAGCTCCACGGGAGAGCCGAAATGCCAGCGACCCCGCACCCTGATGCGGCAGCAGAGCCTGCAGCAGCCGCTGAGCCAGCACCAGCGGGGCcggcagcccagccagcccaccaccaGCCAGAGCCTGGGCCAGCTGCAGGCCCATGCGGCCTCAGCGCCGGGCCCCAACCCCCGGGCCTATGGCCGGGGCCAGGCTCGGCAGGGCACCTCGGCCGGCTCCAAGTACCGGGCGGCTGGGGGCCGCAGCCGCTCCAACCCGGGCAGCTGGGACCACGTGGTGGGGCAGATTCGAAACCGAGGCTTGGACATGAAATCCTTCCT GGAAGGCCGGATGGTGGTGCTATCCTTGGTCTTAGGGCTCTCGGAGCAGGATGACTTTGCCAATATCCCTGACCTGCAAAacccaggaacccagcagaaccAGAACGCTCAGGGGGACAAGAG GTTACCTGCAGGTGGGAAGGCGGTGAACACAGCCCCAGTGCCCGGCCAGACGCCCCACGATGAGTCTGACCGTCGGACTGAGCCCCGCTCCTCTGTCTCGGACCTCGTCAACTCCCTCACCAGCGAGATGCTCATG ctctccccagGCTCCGAGGAGGACGAGGCCCAGGAGGGCTGCAGCCGAGAGAACCTGGGCCGGATCCAGTTCAGCGTCGGCTACAACTTCCAGGAGTCCACGCTCACCGTGAAGATCATGAAAGCCCAGGAGCTGCCAGCCAAGGACTTCAGCGGCACCAGCGACCCCTTCGTCAAGATCTACCTGCTGCCAGATAAGAAGCACAAGCTGGAGACCAAGGTGAAACGCAAGAACCTGAACCCCCACTGGAATGAGACCTTCCTCTTTGAAG GTTTCCCCTATGAGAAGGTGGTGCAGAGGGTCCTCTACCTCCAGGTCCTGGACTATGACCGCTTCAGCCGCAATGATCCCATCGGGGAGGTATCCATCCCTCTCAACAAGGTGGACCTGACCCAGATGCAGACCTTCTGGAAGGATCTGAAGCCATGCAGCGATGGGAGT GGGAGCCGAGGGGAGCTGCTCTTGTCACTCTGCTACAACCCCTCTGCCAACTCCATCATCGTGAACATCATCAAAGCCCGCAACCTCAAAGCCATGGACATCGGGGGCACATCAG ACCCCTACGTGAAGGTGTGGCTGATGTACAAAGACAAGCGGGTGGAGAAGAAGAAGACGGTAACAATGAAGAGGAACCTGAACCCCATCTTTAACGAGTCCTTCGCCTTCGACATCCCCACGGAGAAGCTCAGAGagaccaccatcatcatcaccgtgATGGACAAGGACAAGCTGAGCCGCAATGATGTCATTGGCAAG ATCTACCTATCCTGGAAGAGTGGGCCGGGGGAGGTGAAACACTGGAAGGACATGATCGCCCGTCCCCGCCAGCCTGTGGCCCAGTGGCATCAGCTGAAGGCCTGA
- the SYT7 gene encoding synaptotagmin-7 isoform X1 produces the protein MLDVIGNQNEVSQKLSSGCLCWVAQGAVGLPASMLPGLSLPLAGVRQGCPLGDPRHSQVWLSSVSFVCSLFTLSLPLSPSPSFSLAAPRGNLTVVFWFPGEAQGVSRAQVCLQWCRWRPRTSGPQTRGSAHCPREEVFQFCKLCCLFHVTRSCLCNMRQPESVGKLMPNGCAPIKLYLQKQAAGQISPTSHSVPPPGLDCWAGSCREGTKEKSLPPLWPYSVSGLAKQCHSDSLTMAFRGVCVEVLGQCPKQAGCLGRGQGPLSPATAAEAFPLFLGWTSLGPHCSSGWRQLGDFGMPPLSRGAESSTGSLRALGPAGTTQQPRQTGREAGPDRSFEDSTLSTATTLESIPSSTGEPKCQRPRTLMRQQSLQQPLSQHQRGRQPSQPTTSQSLGQLQAHAASAPGPNPRAYGRGQARQGTSAGSKYRAAGGRSRSNPGSWDHVVGQIRNRGLDMKSFLEGRMVVLSLVLGLSEQDDFANIPDLQNPGTQQNQNAQGDKRLPAGGKAVNTAPVPGQTPHDESDRRTEPRSSVSDLVNSLTSEMLMLSPGSEEDEAQEGCSRENLGRIQFSVGYNFQESTLTVKIMKAQELPAKDFSGTSDPFVKIYLLPDKKHKLETKVKRKNLNPHWNETFLFEGFPYEKVVQRVLYLQVLDYDRFSRNDPIGEVSIPLNKVDLTQMQTFWKDLKPCSDGSGSRGELLLSLCYNPSANSIIVNIIKARNLKAMDIGGTSDPYVKVWLMYKDKRVEKKKTVTMKRNLNPIFNESFAFDIPTEKLRETTIIITVMDKDKLSRNDVIGKIYLSWKSGPGEVKHWKDMIARPRQPVAQWHQLKA, from the exons ATGTTGGATGTGATAGGAAATCAAAATGAGGTCAGCCAGAAGCTGTCCTCTGGCTGCCTCTGCTGGGTTGCCCAGGGAGCTGTGGGCCTCCCTGCCTCCATGCTCCCAGGCCTCAGCCTGCCCCTGGCCGGAGTCAGACAGGGCTGCCCCCTTGGAGACCCCAGGCACAGCCAAGTTtggctttcttctgtttcttttgtttgttctctctttactctttctctccctctttcaccttcgccctctttctctctcgcaGCCCCCAGGGGCAACCTAACTGTTGTCTTTTGGTTCCCAGGGGAGGCTCAGGGAGTGAGCAGAGCTCAGGTCTGCTTGCAGTGGTGCAGGTGGCGCCCAAGGACCTCAGGGCCCCAGACCAGGGGGTCGGCACATTGTCCCAGAGAGGAAGTATTCCAGTTTTGTAAGTTGTGCTGTCTCTTTCACGTGACCCGGTCCTGCCTTTGTAACATGAGGCAGCCAGAGTCAGTAGGGAAACTCATGCCAAATGGCTGtgctccaataaaactttatttacaaaagcaggCAGCAGGCCAGATTTCTCCCACAAGCCACAGTGTGCCACCTCCTGGCCTAGACTGTTGGGCTGGGAGTTGCAGGGAGGGGACAAAAGAGAAGAGCTTGCCCCCTTTGTGGCCTTACTCAGTCTCTGGCTTGGCCAAACAGTGTCACAGTGACAGCCTGACCATGGCCTTTAGGGGGGTGTGTGTTGAAGTCTTGGGCCAGTGCCCGAAGCAGGCAGGCTGCCTGGGGAGAGGCCAAGGACCTCTGTCCCCTGCCACTGCTGCAGAAGCCTTTCCCCTTTTCCTGGGCTGGACCTCATTAGGTCCTCACTGTAGCTCAGGATGGAGGCAGCTTGGGGATTTTGGAATGCCGCCATTAAGCAGAGGAGCTGAGAG cagcacaggcagcctCAGGGCCCTGGGACCCGCCGGCACCACTCAGCAGCCACGGCAGACTGGCAGGGAGGCCGGCCCAGACAGGAG TTTCGAGGACTCCACCCTGTCCACGGCCACTACCCTTGAATCTATCCCCAGCTCCACGGGAGAGCCGAAATGCCAGCGACCCCGCACCCTGATGCGGCAGCAGAGCCTGCAGCAGCCGCTGAGCCAGCACCAGCGGGGCcggcagcccagccagcccaccaccaGCCAGAGCCTGGGCCAGCTGCAGGCCCATGCGGCCTCAGCGCCGGGCCCCAACCCCCGGGCCTATGGCCGGGGCCAGGCTCGGCAGGGCACCTCGGCCGGCTCCAAGTACCGGGCGGCTGGGGGCCGCAGCCGCTCCAACCCGGGCAGCTGGGACCACGTGGTGGGGCAGATTCGAAACCGAGGCTTGGACATGAAATCCTTCCT GGAAGGCCGGATGGTGGTGCTATCCTTGGTCTTAGGGCTCTCGGAGCAGGATGACTTTGCCAATATCCCTGACCTGCAAAacccaggaacccagcagaaccAGAACGCTCAGGGGGACAAGAG GTTACCTGCAGGTGGGAAGGCGGTGAACACAGCCCCAGTGCCCGGCCAGACGCCCCACGATGAGTCTGACCGTCGGACTGAGCCCCGCTCCTCTGTCTCGGACCTCGTCAACTCCCTCACCAGCGAGATGCTCATG ctctccccagGCTCCGAGGAGGACGAGGCCCAGGAGGGCTGCAGCCGAGAGAACCTGGGCCGGATCCAGTTCAGCGTCGGCTACAACTTCCAGGAGTCCACGCTCACCGTGAAGATCATGAAAGCCCAGGAGCTGCCAGCCAAGGACTTCAGCGGCACCAGCGACCCCTTCGTCAAGATCTACCTGCTGCCAGATAAGAAGCACAAGCTGGAGACCAAGGTGAAACGCAAGAACCTGAACCCCCACTGGAATGAGACCTTCCTCTTTGAAG GTTTCCCCTATGAGAAGGTGGTGCAGAGGGTCCTCTACCTCCAGGTCCTGGACTATGACCGCTTCAGCCGCAATGATCCCATCGGGGAGGTATCCATCCCTCTCAACAAGGTGGACCTGACCCAGATGCAGACCTTCTGGAAGGATCTGAAGCCATGCAGCGATGGGAGT GGGAGCCGAGGGGAGCTGCTCTTGTCACTCTGCTACAACCCCTCTGCCAACTCCATCATCGTGAACATCATCAAAGCCCGCAACCTCAAAGCCATGGACATCGGGGGCACATCAG ACCCCTACGTGAAGGTGTGGCTGATGTACAAAGACAAGCGGGTGGAGAAGAAGAAGACGGTAACAATGAAGAGGAACCTGAACCCCATCTTTAACGAGTCCTTCGCCTTCGACATCCCCACGGAGAAGCTCAGAGagaccaccatcatcatcaccgtgATGGACAAGGACAAGCTGAGCCGCAATGATGTCATTGGCAAG ATCTACCTATCCTGGAAGAGTGGGCCGGGGGAGGTGAAACACTGGAAGGACATGATCGCCCGTCCCCGCCAGCCTGTGGCCCAGTGGCATCAGCTGAAGGCCTGA
- the SYT7 gene encoding synaptotagmin-7 isoform X2 — protein sequence MLDVIGNQNEVSQKLSSGCLCWVAQGAVGLPASMLPGLSLPLAGVRQGCPLGDPRHSQVWLSSVSFVCSLFTLSLPLSPSPSFSLAAPRGNLTVVFWFPGEAQGVSRAQVCLQWCRWRPRTSGPQTRGSAHCPREEVFQFCKLCCLFHVTRSCLCNMRQPESVGKLMPNGCAPIKLYLQKQAAGQISPTSHSVPPPGLDCWAGSCREGTKEKSLPPLWPYSVSGLAKQCHSDSLTMAFRGVCVEVLGQCPKQAGCLGRGQGPLSPATAAEAFPLFLGWTSLGPHCSSGWRQLGDFGMPPLSRGAESTGSLRALGPAGTTQQPRQTGREAGPDRSFEDSTLSTATTLESIPSSTGEPKCQRPRTLMRQQSLQQPLSQHQRGRQPSQPTTSQSLGQLQAHAASAPGPNPRAYGRGQARQGTSAGSKYRAAGGRSRSNPGSWDHVVGQIRNRGLDMKSFLEGRMVVLSLVLGLSEQDDFANIPDLQNPGTQQNQNAQGDKRLPAGGKAVNTAPVPGQTPHDESDRRTEPRSSVSDLVNSLTSEMLMLSPGSEEDEAQEGCSRENLGRIQFSVGYNFQESTLTVKIMKAQELPAKDFSGTSDPFVKIYLLPDKKHKLETKVKRKNLNPHWNETFLFEGFPYEKVVQRVLYLQVLDYDRFSRNDPIGEVSIPLNKVDLTQMQTFWKDLKPCSDGSGSRGELLLSLCYNPSANSIIVNIIKARNLKAMDIGGTSDPYVKVWLMYKDKRVEKKKTVTMKRNLNPIFNESFAFDIPTEKLRETTIIITVMDKDKLSRNDVIGKIYLSWKSGPGEVKHWKDMIARPRQPVAQWHQLKA from the exons ATGTTGGATGTGATAGGAAATCAAAATGAGGTCAGCCAGAAGCTGTCCTCTGGCTGCCTCTGCTGGGTTGCCCAGGGAGCTGTGGGCCTCCCTGCCTCCATGCTCCCAGGCCTCAGCCTGCCCCTGGCCGGAGTCAGACAGGGCTGCCCCCTTGGAGACCCCAGGCACAGCCAAGTTtggctttcttctgtttcttttgtttgttctctctttactctttctctccctctttcaccttcgccctctttctctctcgcaGCCCCCAGGGGCAACCTAACTGTTGTCTTTTGGTTCCCAGGGGAGGCTCAGGGAGTGAGCAGAGCTCAGGTCTGCTTGCAGTGGTGCAGGTGGCGCCCAAGGACCTCAGGGCCCCAGACCAGGGGGTCGGCACATTGTCCCAGAGAGGAAGTATTCCAGTTTTGTAAGTTGTGCTGTCTCTTTCACGTGACCCGGTCCTGCCTTTGTAACATGAGGCAGCCAGAGTCAGTAGGGAAACTCATGCCAAATGGCTGtgctccaataaaactttatttacaaaagcaggCAGCAGGCCAGATTTCTCCCACAAGCCACAGTGTGCCACCTCCTGGCCTAGACTGTTGGGCTGGGAGTTGCAGGGAGGGGACAAAAGAGAAGAGCTTGCCCCCTTTGTGGCCTTACTCAGTCTCTGGCTTGGCCAAACAGTGTCACAGTGACAGCCTGACCATGGCCTTTAGGGGGGTGTGTGTTGAAGTCTTGGGCCAGTGCCCGAAGCAGGCAGGCTGCCTGGGGAGAGGCCAAGGACCTCTGTCCCCTGCCACTGCTGCAGAAGCCTTTCCCCTTTTCCTGGGCTGGACCTCATTAGGTCCTCACTGTAGCTCAGGATGGAGGCAGCTTGGGGATTTTGGAATGCCGCCATTAAGCAGAGGAGCTGAGAG cacaggcagcctCAGGGCCCTGGGACCCGCCGGCACCACTCAGCAGCCACGGCAGACTGGCAGGGAGGCCGGCCCAGACAGGAG TTTCGAGGACTCCACCCTGTCCACGGCCACTACCCTTGAATCTATCCCCAGCTCCACGGGAGAGCCGAAATGCCAGCGACCCCGCACCCTGATGCGGCAGCAGAGCCTGCAGCAGCCGCTGAGCCAGCACCAGCGGGGCcggcagcccagccagcccaccaccaGCCAGAGCCTGGGCCAGCTGCAGGCCCATGCGGCCTCAGCGCCGGGCCCCAACCCCCGGGCCTATGGCCGGGGCCAGGCTCGGCAGGGCACCTCGGCCGGCTCCAAGTACCGGGCGGCTGGGGGCCGCAGCCGCTCCAACCCGGGCAGCTGGGACCACGTGGTGGGGCAGATTCGAAACCGAGGCTTGGACATGAAATCCTTCCT GGAAGGCCGGATGGTGGTGCTATCCTTGGTCTTAGGGCTCTCGGAGCAGGATGACTTTGCCAATATCCCTGACCTGCAAAacccaggaacccagcagaaccAGAACGCTCAGGGGGACAAGAG GTTACCTGCAGGTGGGAAGGCGGTGAACACAGCCCCAGTGCCCGGCCAGACGCCCCACGATGAGTCTGACCGTCGGACTGAGCCCCGCTCCTCTGTCTCGGACCTCGTCAACTCCCTCACCAGCGAGATGCTCATG ctctccccagGCTCCGAGGAGGACGAGGCCCAGGAGGGCTGCAGCCGAGAGAACCTGGGCCGGATCCAGTTCAGCGTCGGCTACAACTTCCAGGAGTCCACGCTCACCGTGAAGATCATGAAAGCCCAGGAGCTGCCAGCCAAGGACTTCAGCGGCACCAGCGACCCCTTCGTCAAGATCTACCTGCTGCCAGATAAGAAGCACAAGCTGGAGACCAAGGTGAAACGCAAGAACCTGAACCCCCACTGGAATGAGACCTTCCTCTTTGAAG GTTTCCCCTATGAGAAGGTGGTGCAGAGGGTCCTCTACCTCCAGGTCCTGGACTATGACCGCTTCAGCCGCAATGATCCCATCGGGGAGGTATCCATCCCTCTCAACAAGGTGGACCTGACCCAGATGCAGACCTTCTGGAAGGATCTGAAGCCATGCAGCGATGGGAGT GGGAGCCGAGGGGAGCTGCTCTTGTCACTCTGCTACAACCCCTCTGCCAACTCCATCATCGTGAACATCATCAAAGCCCGCAACCTCAAAGCCATGGACATCGGGGGCACATCAG ACCCCTACGTGAAGGTGTGGCTGATGTACAAAGACAAGCGGGTGGAGAAGAAGAAGACGGTAACAATGAAGAGGAACCTGAACCCCATCTTTAACGAGTCCTTCGCCTTCGACATCCCCACGGAGAAGCTCAGAGagaccaccatcatcatcaccgtgATGGACAAGGACAAGCTGAGCCGCAATGATGTCATTGGCAAG ATCTACCTATCCTGGAAGAGTGGGCCGGGGGAGGTGAAACACTGGAAGGACATGATCGCCCGTCCCCGCCAGCCTGTGGCCCAGTGGCATCAGCTGAAGGCCTGA